The sequence CCGTTGCTAAGTGGGTTTCGACGGGCAGACAAGCTGTTTGTGTGCCGACGGATCGATAAACTGTTTACGTGTCAATAGGCTGTTTTCGTGTCACGTCGGCTCAGACACAACCCAATATTTAGATCAGGGCGAGCTGCCCACCGTGCTCAGACTGGGCATGGCACGACCCACATATCTGTGTCGTGCTAGCCTGACCTAAATTTCTCGTACCTACCCTGCTATACCATACCATAGGCCGTACCAAATCATCGGACCGCCCAAATTTGACCCGGCCAAGTCCCAGCTCTCGTGCCGCCTGCGGAATATTCTGACGCACATCGGCACATTAGCGGTGCTGCGGGCCACGTGGAGGCGAAGTCCGGCGAGCTGACTCACCAGCTGCTTCTCACTGTGATGAGTAAAATATGCAGCAGACGGTCAAGTGGTCAACGGGAGGTGGCatggcggaggcggcggggagGCGGACGCTGGCGCTGGTGAACCTGGCGGCTATCATGGAGCGCGCCGACGAGGCGCTCCTGCCAGCAGTGTACCGGGAGGTGGGCGCCGCGCTGCACGCGACGCCCGTGGGGCTCGGCGCGCTCACGCTGTACCGCTCCGCCGTGCAGGCCGCCTGCTACCCGCTCGCTGCCTACGCCGCCGTGCGCTACAACCGCGCCCACGTCGTCGCCGCGGGGGCCTTCCTCTGGGCCGCCGCCACCTTCCTCGTCGCCGTCTCCGGCACTTTCGCCCAGGTCCGTACTTTATCCTGCGGCGTTCTTGTTTTCGAGATGGAATATCTAGCCGCGAATTTGGCATGCTGCCCGTCCAAACTCTGCTTAGTTCTTGACCGGATTGTGGAATTGGGGAATGGATCGTCAGGGGTATATGCTTCGTTGTCCACTTTGGTTCGTCCGCAAATAATTCAGCGCTTTCTCTAATCGCTATCGTTGTGCTTTACTGCCGAAAGCTGATGAGGGCTCAGTTTTAACTTCTGTGCGATTGTGTGCGTTGCCTTGGTCGTATCAGCTGGGAAATTTGACATGCTGTAAGAAACCAACTTTAGATCCAGGTAACAGAAGAAAATGTCAGCACGAAAAATTTCCTTCTTTGCCTTTCACAAAGAATCTGAATTGTGACTAACGTTCAGTTGCAAATAATGCCTTAACCACCAAATGCAGAGGTAAAGTATACTATGATTGCCATATCCATGGCATTAATGGCTGATTTATTTTCATTCCAAATTTAATACTCCCTCCAATTCAAAATAAATGTCATTTTGGATATCGACACGGTTCCCAAAATACAATATTAACTACTAAtttttgttataatatattgataaaatatagcaaaagcatattattatgaaagtacttttcGAGACAAATATATCTGTGTCATTTTCAAGTATCCAAAtttaatacataaaaaataatttgtagctAAAGTTTAAAATAGTTGACTGCAAGCATCTAAAACAACACTTATTTTGGACTAAAGGGAGTATGTACATATGTGATCATCTGATATGCATGAAAGTAATGTCTGATTTCTTTCCATtcctaattttgaatttgaagatgtACAGTGTTGCTTAAAATATGTGTAAATCAGTACTGTATGCCATCAGAGAAGTACAAGTTTTATGATTTGAGCCATCGCGTGAAGAAATATGAGCCATCcggatttcaatttttttttttcactccaTTCCATCGGCGATAGCATAGAGTGCAGGATTTTGAAATCCGGATGGCATGGAGTGGCTTACTCGACAGCAAATCGTAAAACTGAAACTTGTCCGATGGAGTACAATCGATTTATTCTTAAAAATATCATATAAGTtgtatattaaaaattatatccAATTGATTTGCAATGGGGACTTCCGCTGCTGCTTTTTTCCTAGAAAAGAACATTTCAAGCTGTTGACTCAAATCTTGTTGAATCTCCGTGTAAAGTGAAATATCGTTTTTTATTGATCTAAGTTGAGTTTAAATACCTAGAATTAAGTTTGTCAGATATTTTGCTACATCGATTTGTATGCTCTGAAATTTATATTAAGATAAGTTTTCTCTCGCATAAATAATAGATGAGAACATGTTTGCATGAAATTGCTTCTTTGAGCAGGTAGCAGTGGCTAGAGGTTTGAATGGTATTGGCCTAGCGCTAGTCACCCCAGCAATCCAATCTCTAGTGGCAGATTGCTCTGATGACAATACTCGAGGCGCCGCATTTGGATGGCTTCAACTCACTGGCAACATAGGCTCAGTTATTGGTGGTTTATCTTCTCTGATGCTAGCATCAACCACAATCATGGGTATCGCCGGTTGGCGTGTTGCGTTTCACATTGTTGCTCTCATCAGTGTAGTAGTCGGTGCATTAGTTGGCCTATTTGCAGTGGACCCTCATTTCATCCATGTTGAAAATGGCGAGCAACTCTTGCGCAAGTCTGCATGGGAAGAGATGAAGGATTTAGTGAAAGAAGCCAAAGCTGTTGTCAAAATCTCGTCATTTCAGATCATTGTGGCTCAGGGAGTCACAGGTTCATTTCCATGGTCTGCCCTATCCTTTGCCCCAATGTGGTTCGAACTGATGGGCTTTACACACAATGAAACTGGACTTCTCATGACGACATTTGCATTGGCAAGTTCACTTGGAGGGCTTTTAGGTGGAAAGATGGGGGACTATTTCGCTGTTCGTTTTCCGGATTCTGGTCGAATAGTCCTGTCGCAGATAAGCTCGGCTTCTGCAATTCCACTGGCTGCTCTGTTGCTATTAAAGCTACCTTATGATTCCTCTTCTGGATTCTTGAACGGGCTTGTCATGTTTATTATGGGGCTAAGCATCTCTTGGAACGGTCCTGCTACTAACAAGTAAGTACCTTTTCATTCTTTGTTTGATTCATTTCGTCTTGAACATATGATCAATACGGACATAGGCACAACACATCCATTTCAGCATTAGTACTTCTGCTGATTGTTAACTGGGTTTTCATCTTACATTTCATTACTTGAAAAGTGCAGTGACGAATCTGTTTCTTGTGCAGCCCGATATTTGCCGAAATCGTTCCTGAGAGATCAAGGACAAGTATCTATGCGTTGGACCGTTCTTTCGAGACAGTCTTAGCTTCATTCGCCCCACCGGTCGTTGGTTTTTTAGCTGAGCATGTCTATGGATACAACCCCATCTCCTATGGAGCTGGAGTTAGCAATGTTGGGAAGGACAAATCAAATGCTGCGGCCCTAGCCAAAGCTCTTTACACGGCGATTGCCATCCCTATGCTACTCTGCTGCTTCATCTACTCCCTGTTGTACCGGACATACCCGTGTGACAGGGAGAGGGCAAGAATGGACACTCTGATTGCATCAGAGATGCAGCAGATCGAACTGGAAAGATGTCATGGAATAGGAGATTATGATGCTGGAAGGAAGGACGGCGCCACTGTGATTGATCTGGAGTACAGCGAGGAAGATTTTGATGCTGATGACGATGAAAAGGCATTGATGGATCAGCAGGCTGAACAGAGTGGCAGTGTCAATTGACCCAGGAATGATTCACACAATTTATGATGTTTTGCTAAAGTATTTATTAGTAGCTCACGGATCTGTACAGAAAATACACGATGTATCGGGGGGAACAAACTATCAAAACCATTCAGTTCTTTATTTAGTTTGGTAGCTTAAACTTTTCTGGAGGACTATGCTGGAGAATATATTGTAGTTCAAAGTTCAAATTGATGAAGCTGTGGAGAGGAGTTGGGTAGGATGAGTAAAGTTTAATGCCTTGGTACATTTCTAATCTAAAGGTGTTCGtttggtctttttttttaaggagcAATGTAAAGGTGTTTCTGAAGCATGAATAATAACAAGACCACCGTGCACAATAACCTCAAAAATGCAAGAATGAAAAATCAGGCGGGTAACCTTAGGAAAGAAACGGGTAGGTATAGTAACTAAACTAAATAAAGCTCTACCATCAGTCACTGAACAAGCCCGTTTAGCTCAGTCGGTAAAGCGCAAGCTCTTAACCTCGTGGTCGTGTGggcgatgtttttttttattcattgaCTATTCTAAATTACtaattcattttctttcttttttgtctgTATCTCTGTGGTaggttttccttttcttcatcCCTTCCTTCCTTGTCTGTATCTCTGCGTGCTACAGCATGTCTTTGCAGCCCTTTACAGCTCACACAACTTCTGGAGCTTTGAGtcctccaaaaagaaaaaaaaactatgtcgAATTCCATCGTGGTCTCGAGCTCCTCCAATTTTGCTCGAGAGGCTGCTAGCTATGTCGAATTCTTGCGCTCCTCCACGGATTGACGATATGGAATTTCCGAGGGCACGACTGTTAAGGAATTCAATCGATTGAGTCCAATGACCTGTGGCTACTGGGAGAAGAATTCTCAATTCTAAATGTAGCCGCTTGTCGATGTGATTGGTACAGGTCATGTTCTTGTGTTTTCAGCTTGGAGAGGCCAAGCAAC is a genomic window of Phragmites australis chromosome 17, lpPhrAust1.1, whole genome shotgun sequence containing:
- the LOC133896626 gene encoding uncharacterized protein LOC133896626 yields the protein MQQTVKWSTGGGMAEAAGRRTLALVNLAAIMERADEALLPAVYREVGAALHATPVGLGALTLYRSAVQAACYPLAAYAAVRYNRAHVVAAGAFLWAAATFLVAVSGTFAQVAVARGLNGIGLALVTPAIQSLVADCSDDNTRGAAFGWLQLTGNIGSVIGGLSSLMLASTTIMGIAGWRVAFHIVALISVVVGALVGLFAVDPHFIHVENGEQLLRKSAWEEMKDLVKEAKAVVKISSFQIIVAQGVTGSFPWSALSFAPMWFELMGFTHNETGLLMTTFALASSLGGLLGGKMGDYFAVRFPDSGRIVLSQISSASAIPLAALLLLKLPYDSSSGFLNGLVMFIMGLSISWNGPATNNPIFAEIVPERSRTSIYALDRSFETVLASFAPPVVGFLAEHVYGYNPISYGAGVSNVGKDKSNAAALAKALYTAIAIPMLLCCFIYSLLYRTYPCDRERARMDTLIASEMQQIELERCHGIGDYDAGRKDGATVIDLEYSEEDFDADDDEKALMDQQAEQSGSVN